In Chloroflexia bacterium SDU3-3, one DNA window encodes the following:
- a CDS encoding Appr-1-p processing protein, with translation MITFASGDLLQAEASYIAQGVAIGSQEGLGTGLALKISTRWPDAQQQFKRHTRSASFGGGDMCVIPPTAERPGIIYIATQPDMYHATLPFLNRGLRNLAKHCAKRGIPSVALPKIGAGLGKLDWQTQVRPLMLQHLASGATQFIIYEDFRLEHERGE, from the coding sequence ATGATCACCTTCGCCAGCGGCGACCTGCTCCAGGCCGAGGCCAGCTATATCGCCCAGGGCGTCGCCATCGGCTCGCAGGAGGGGCTGGGCACCGGCCTGGCGCTGAAGATCTCCACACGCTGGCCCGATGCCCAGCAGCAGTTCAAGCGCCACACCCGCAGCGCCAGCTTCGGCGGCGGCGACATGTGCGTCATCCCGCCCACCGCAGAGCGCCCCGGCATCATCTATATCGCCACCCAGCCCGACATGTACCACGCGACGCTGCCCTTCCTCAATCGCGGGCTGCGCAATCTGGCCAAGCACTGCGCCAAGCGGGGCATCCCCAGCGTGGCGCTGCCGAAGATCGGCGCTGGCCTGGGCAAGCTCGACTGGCAGACCCAGGTCAGGCCGCTGATGCTGCAGCACCTGGCCAGCGGCGCGACCCAGTTCATCATCTACGAGGACTTCCGGCTCGAGCACGAGCGCGGCGAGTAG
- a CDS encoding response regulator transcription factor, producing the protein MDAKAGRFGCARKAGRTMQRQLRVLIADDTPRARSGMRAVLEHTPDIAVVAEADNGVDAVDRVETLQPDVVLIDVRMPMLDGLEATRRIKGRWPQVRVVVLTLYETYHAAALAAGADTFLLKGCATADLLDVIRAPDASATIC; encoded by the coding sequence ATGGACGCCAAGGCCGGACGGTTTGGGTGCGCCAGAAAGGCTGGCAGAACAATGCAGCGGCAACTTCGTGTGCTGATCGCCGATGATACGCCACGGGCACGCTCGGGAATGCGCGCGGTGCTCGAACACACGCCAGATATCGCCGTGGTGGCTGAGGCCGACAACGGCGTGGACGCCGTCGACCGTGTGGAGACGCTTCAGCCCGATGTGGTGCTGATCGACGTGCGCATGCCGATGCTGGATGGCCTGGAGGCCACCCGCCGCATCAAGGGGCGCTGGCCCCAGGTGCGGGTGGTGGTGCTGACGCTCTACGAGACCTACCACGCCGCCGCGCTGGCCGCCGGTGCCGACACCTTCCTGCTCAAGGGCTGCGCCACCGCCGACCTGCTCGATGTCATCCGCGCGCCGGATGCCAGCGCCACAATCTGCTAG
- a CDS encoding biotin/lipoyl-binding protein, with the protein MRSAKHYVQITATLAISASILAACATAQASQPAAQQPTAAPVPTLLPPTPLPTSAAGPDALPVSGTGSVKAARTSSLSFMAAGLVQQVLVKEGDVVKQGDLLATLDPRPFDSAIAQAEADVAAATAAKSALTESPNAADVQVANANVQAAQVQVKRAANRDEQGATAASSAVEVAKNNLQAVRDELSRAKTQAEARMQQATLLLTQAQAAYSQAKAEWEYVQETGKAPQLSSNVTADVNGNVPHVAQGEVGTIDPKVGKLNDTSKKAYYNRYVSAEASLRQAEEAVHQTQVDFDTARQQEVTGVQSAEQQVTQAQAALNLALVPDDATQKAEAEAVLAAAQGARNRLNPSPRASSKAVAEANLSRAQAALEEAKLAREYAEIRAPFDGTITAINLHEGEVAGPLPSVSTSQTELPTVQQSIELIDASVLRFEVPVDETDIGRLRVGQRATVVLDALADTPLDGTISYIAATAQQNVKVRTYLVRVDLSAPGNARDGMSGQLYIPAKK; encoded by the coding sequence ATGCGTAGCGCAAAGCACTATGTTCAGATAACCGCAACGCTGGCGATCAGCGCCAGCATCCTGGCGGCCTGCGCCACCGCTCAGGCCAGCCAGCCCGCAGCCCAGCAGCCCACGGCAGCGCCCGTGCCCACGCTGCTGCCGCCCACGCCGCTGCCCACCAGCGCGGCAGGCCCCGACGCCCTGCCGGTGAGCGGCACCGGCAGCGTGAAGGCCGCGCGCACATCCTCGCTGTCGTTCATGGCGGCGGGGCTGGTGCAGCAGGTGCTGGTGAAGGAGGGCGACGTGGTGAAGCAGGGCGACCTGCTGGCCACGCTCGACCCGCGCCCCTTCGACAGCGCCATCGCCCAGGCCGAGGCCGACGTGGCCGCCGCCACCGCCGCCAAGTCGGCGCTGACCGAGTCGCCCAACGCGGCGGATGTGCAGGTGGCCAACGCCAACGTGCAGGCCGCCCAGGTGCAGGTCAAGCGCGCCGCCAACCGCGACGAGCAGGGCGCGACGGCGGCCAGCAGCGCGGTGGAGGTTGCCAAGAACAACCTGCAGGCCGTGCGCGACGAGCTCTCGCGCGCGAAGACCCAGGCCGAGGCCCGCATGCAGCAGGCCACCCTGCTGCTGACCCAGGCCCAGGCCGCCTACTCGCAGGCCAAGGCCGAGTGGGAGTACGTGCAGGAGACCGGCAAGGCCCCGCAGCTCTCCTCGAATGTGACCGCCGATGTGAATGGGAATGTCCCGCACGTGGCCCAGGGCGAGGTCGGCACGATCGACCCCAAGGTCGGCAAGCTGAACGACACATCCAAAAAGGCCTACTACAACCGCTACGTCAGCGCCGAGGCCTCGCTGCGCCAGGCCGAGGAGGCTGTGCACCAGACCCAGGTGGACTTCGACACCGCCCGCCAGCAGGAGGTGACCGGCGTGCAGAGCGCCGAGCAGCAGGTGACCCAGGCCCAGGCGGCGCTGAACCTGGCGCTGGTGCCCGACGACGCCACCCAGAAGGCCGAGGCCGAGGCCGTGCTGGCCGCCGCCCAGGGCGCGCGCAACCGCCTGAACCCCAGCCCGCGCGCCTCATCCAAGGCCGTGGCCGAGGCCAACCTGAGCCGCGCCCAGGCCGCCCTCGAAGAGGCCAAGCTGGCCCGCGAGTACGCCGAGATCCGCGCGCCTTTCGACGGCACCATCACCGCCATCAACCTGCACGAGGGCGAGGTGGCCGGCCCGCTGCCCAGCGTCTCCACCAGCCAGACCGAGCTGCCCACCGTGCAGCAGTCGATCGAGCTGATCGACGCCAGCGTGCTGCGCTTCGAGGTGCCGGTGGATGAGACCGACATCGGCAGGCTGCGCGTGGGCCAGCGCGCGACCGTGGTGCTGGATGCCCTGGCCGACACCCCGCTGGATGGCACGATCTCCTACATCGCGGCCACCGCCCAGCAGAACGTGAAGGTGCGGACCTACCTTGTGCGGGTTGACCTGAGCGCACCGGGCAACGCGCGAGACGGCATGAGCGGCCAGCTCTACATTCCGGCCAAGAAGTAG
- a CDS encoding efflux RND transporter permease subunit, with amino-acid sequence MSTPANKKYTLNGNAVADFSIREPILILIAMAAIVTLGIAAFIRLPLSLLPPSNEPTIVVLVSYPGASPQTMTDEVVKPIEDQIATLDDVDKVIARSQQGMTAIITQFKIGVDLNAKQQTLREKVNLARLGMPLGVLEPNYQQYDQNQQPILVLALSSSGDRTPENLHQLLKDTITPEIQTADGVAGVIMVGGRERQINVELSLEKLQALRIQPAEVDMSIAAASPSLSLGDATANGLDYRLSTPGAFSTPQDIANVPLSLGDYRVGDVATIVDSHAPIDTYTRLNGTDSVVMLIQRESTANTDDAAKAAMAKLNTALAAYPDVHYTIVQDQAEEVKQNVDGALEDVAIAVVFAVLVVWLFFRDIRHTVVTVFGMPIIIAGTFICMYALGLTLNIVTLLALSVSVGLVIDDAIVVRENVFRNLELGYPPMLAASRGAAQVVGSVVGMTLTIIVVFLPSINTPGVPGMIFTAFSVVVISAMAVSLFEAFTSGSVVSALWLKPAKGVPPIETMDGEDDVTKEHIQDTRLNRVYRRALVWSLHHRGLVMLGTALILVLTVVLSIGVRYTFLPLDQNNQVGISFQMEPGTPLDTTDQQARQVEQILRDTPNVKNVLTVVGSLEGKEHAFFFVTYTGKQKVEAFEDALRPKLAGLPRLAFSLTNYESSAITDVLVRPIQVQIRSQGLSHAQLEPYASQLRAAFAKVEGLGDLDSSYTPGVPALEYRIKPEEASRYGITNATLGLTMQTLVNGTTVGRYREDGHAYNISVRLREQDRQSVDAISTLRIPTGKDLVPLSSIATIQPTAEPLYTLRADRTNEILLSGNNVGRNMNQVIADMQQVIAQNPPPAGVDVTFGGFTFNQQQQGYSSLINTIVISILLIYLVLACIFRSLSQPLVLMLAMPLSLIGAVVAIRICNLEVNIVTMVGLQMLLGLVVKNSIMLMEYTNKLREAGMSTYDALIKAGQVRMRPILMTSAAIMSGNIPTVMGLGAGADLRQGLGIVIVGGMISSTVLTLLVVPAAYSVYESAVELFGKKFHRHGDEAAISEQSIQQA; translated from the coding sequence GTGAGCACGCCCGCCAACAAAAAGTATACGCTCAATGGTAACGCCGTCGCCGACTTCTCGATCCGGGAGCCGATCCTGATCCTGATCGCGATGGCCGCCATTGTCACCCTTGGCATTGCGGCATTCATCCGTCTGCCGCTCTCGCTGCTGCCGCCATCGAACGAGCCGACGATCGTGGTGCTGGTCAGCTACCCGGGGGCCAGCCCGCAGACCATGACCGACGAGGTGGTGAAGCCGATCGAGGACCAGATCGCCACGCTCGATGATGTGGACAAGGTGATCGCCCGCTCGCAGCAGGGCATGACCGCAATCATCACCCAGTTCAAGATCGGCGTCGACCTGAACGCCAAGCAGCAGACCCTGCGCGAGAAGGTCAACCTGGCGCGGCTGGGCATGCCGCTGGGCGTGCTGGAGCCGAACTACCAGCAGTACGACCAGAACCAGCAGCCCATCCTGGTGCTGGCCCTGAGCAGCAGCGGCGACCGCACGCCCGAGAACCTGCACCAGCTGCTCAAGGACACCATCACCCCCGAGATCCAGACCGCCGACGGCGTGGCTGGCGTGATCATGGTGGGCGGGCGCGAGCGTCAGATCAACGTAGAGCTAAGCCTTGAGAAGCTCCAGGCCCTGCGCATCCAGCCCGCCGAGGTCGACATGTCGATCGCGGCGGCCAGCCCCTCGCTCTCGCTGGGCGACGCCACGGCCAACGGCCTCGACTACCGCCTCAGCACGCCGGGCGCGTTCAGCACCCCGCAGGACATCGCCAATGTGCCGCTGAGCCTGGGCGACTACCGCGTGGGCGACGTGGCCACGATCGTGGACAGCCACGCGCCGATCGACACCTACACCCGCCTGAACGGCACCGACTCGGTGGTGATGCTCATCCAGCGCGAGTCGACCGCCAACACCGACGACGCCGCCAAGGCCGCCATGGCCAAGCTGAACACCGCCCTGGCCGCCTACCCCGATGTGCACTACACCATCGTGCAGGATCAGGCCGAGGAGGTGAAGCAGAATGTGGATGGCGCGCTGGAGGATGTGGCCATCGCGGTGGTCTTCGCCGTGCTGGTGGTCTGGCTGTTCTTTCGCGACATCCGCCACACCGTGGTGACAGTGTTCGGCATGCCGATCATCATCGCGGGCACCTTCATCTGCATGTACGCGCTGGGCCTGACGCTGAACATTGTGACGCTGCTGGCGCTCTCGGTGTCGGTGGGCCTGGTGATCGACGACGCGATCGTGGTGCGCGAGAACGTGTTCCGCAACCTAGAGCTGGGCTACCCGCCCATGCTGGCCGCCAGCCGTGGCGCGGCCCAGGTGGTCGGCTCGGTGGTGGGCATGACGCTCACGATCATCGTGGTGTTTCTGCCCTCGATCAACACCCCCGGCGTGCCTGGCATGATCTTCACGGCCTTCTCGGTGGTGGTGATCAGCGCCATGGCCGTCTCGCTGTTCGAGGCCTTCACCAGCGGCTCGGTGGTCTCGGCGCTGTGGCTGAAGCCCGCCAAGGGTGTGCCCCCGATCGAGACGATGGATGGCGAGGACGACGTGACCAAGGAGCACATCCAGGACACGCGGCTCAACCGGGTCTACCGCCGCGCCCTGGTCTGGTCGCTGCACCACCGCGGCCTGGTGATGCTGGGCACCGCGCTCATCCTGGTGCTCACCGTGGTGCTCTCGATCGGGGTGCGCTACACCTTCCTGCCGCTCGACCAGAACAACCAGGTGGGCATCTCGTTCCAGATGGAGCCGGGCACCCCGCTGGACACCACCGACCAGCAGGCCCGCCAGGTCGAGCAGATCCTGCGCGACACGCCGAATGTGAAGAACGTGTTGACCGTGGTGGGCAGCCTGGAGGGCAAGGAGCACGCCTTCTTCTTCGTGACCTACACCGGCAAGCAGAAGGTCGAGGCCTTCGAGGACGCGCTGCGGCCCAAGCTGGCCGGGCTGCCCCGCCTGGCCTTCTCGCTCACCAACTACGAGAGCAGCGCCATCACCGATGTGCTGGTGCGGCCCATCCAGGTGCAGATCCGCAGCCAGGGCCTGAGCCACGCCCAGCTTGAGCCGTATGCCAGCCAGCTGCGCGCCGCCTTCGCCAAGGTGGAGGGCCTGGGCGATCTGGACAGCAGCTACACGCCCGGCGTGCCCGCGCTGGAGTACCGCATCAAGCCCGAGGAGGCCAGCCGCTACGGCATCACCAACGCCACCCTGGGCCTGACGATGCAGACCCTGGTGAACGGCACCACGGTGGGCCGCTACCGCGAGGACGGCCACGCCTACAACATCTCGGTGCGGCTGCGCGAGCAGGACCGCCAGAGCGTGGATGCGATCAGCACGCTGCGCATCCCCACCGGCAAGGATCTGGTGCCGCTCAGCAGCATCGCCACCATCCAGCCCACCGCCGAGCCGCTCTACACGCTGCGCGCCGACCGCACCAACGAGATCCTGCTGTCGGGCAACAACGTGGGCCGCAATATGAACCAGGTGATCGCCGACATGCAGCAGGTGATCGCGCAGAACCCGCCGCCCGCTGGCGTGGATGTGACCTTCGGCGGCTTTACCTTCAACCAGCAGCAGCAGGGCTACAGCAGCCTGATCAACACCATCGTGATCTCCATCCTGCTGATCTACCTGGTGCTGGCCTGCATCTTCCGCTCGCTCAGCCAGCCGCTGGTGCTGATGCTGGCCATGCCGCTCAGCCTGATCGGCGCGGTGGTGGCCATCCGCATCTGCAACCTGGAGGTGAACATCGTGACGATGGTGGGCCTGCAGATGCTGCTGGGCCTGGTGGTGAAGAACTCGATCATGCTGATGGAGTACACCAACAAGCTGCGCGAGGCGGGCATGAGCACCTACGACGCGCTGATCAAGGCCGGGCAGGTGCGCATGCGCCCCATCCTGATGACCTCGGCGGCGATCATGAGCGGCAACATCCCCACGGTGATGGGCCTGGGCGCGGGGGCCGACCTGCGCCAGGGCCTGGGGATCGTGATCGTCGGCGGCATGATCTCATCCACCGTGCTGACGCTGCTGGTGGTCCCTGCGGCCTACAGCGTCTACGAGTCCGCCGTCGAGCTTTTTGGCAAGAAGTTCCACCGACACGGCGACGAGGCCGCGATCTCCGAGCAGTCGATCCAGCAGGCATAA